The Tessaracoccus aquimaris sequence GTCTTCTGCGAGAAGCCATTCACCCTGAGCGGCGCCGAGGGCGACGAACTGGTCGACCTTGCGCGCTCCCGCGGACTGGTCACCCAGGTGGGCTACCACAACCGGTTCGTCGGGGCGTTCGCGGAGGTCAAGCGCCTGCTCGACGAGGACGCGATCGGCGAGGTCACCCACGGCCTCGCCGAGGCATACGGCCCCGTCGTGCTGCGGCCGCAGGGCGGCACCTGGCGGAGCAAGAGTTCCGAGGGCGGCGGTTGCCTCTACGACTATGCGGCTCACCCGCTGAACCTGATCAACTGGTACTTCGGGCAGCCGGAGGGCGTCGGCGGCACCGTCCTGAACAGGATCTTCTCCGCGGAGATCGACGACGAGGTCAGCTCGACGCTGTACTTCCCCGGGGGCCGCACGGTGTCCGTCTCCGTGAACTGGTCCGACGAGTCCGTCCGGAAGATGACGACCAGGATCACGCTGTGGGGCAGACGCGGGCGCATCTTCGTCGACCGGCAGGAGGTCCAGGTCTACCTTCGGGAGGACGCGGAGGCCCCCGTCGGCTACCAGAACGGCTGGAACGTGCGCTACACCACGGAACTGACGGAGCCGGTCGAGTTCTACCTGCGCGGCGAGGAGTACACGGCGCAGCTCGTGCACTTCGTCGAGCGGGTCAGGGCGGGTGAACACGACGGGCTCAACACGTTCGAGTCGGCCGTCCAGACCGACAAGCTCATCGAGTCGATGATCGAGGACTCGCGTCGTGGGGCGGGCGTCGACCTCGCCGGGGCGCGGCAGGCGGTGCGGCCACGCAAGCGCCCGCTCAGCGTGCGCGTGCGCGCCGCGGCGCGGGCGCTGCGTGGCCAGGAGGTGAAGTGATGGATCGGCTGCTCTTCGGGGACAACCAGTTCTTCGGCGTGAACCACATGTCTGAGGAGAAGGCCCGACAACAACAGATGCGGTTCCAGAACACCGACGCCGTCATCGACGTGCTGCGCGACGCCTACGACGAGGGCGTGAAGACCTTCATGTGCACCACGCACGACCGCATCGGTGAGGTCGCCACCTACTTCCTCGACCACCGCGACGAGTACCCAGACTTCACGTTCTTCCCCGGCATGCCGTATGCGCACAAGTACGCCAACGCCGTCACCACCGACGGGATGCTCGGCGCCCTTCAGCGCTTCCTGCCCGCCTCTGGGCTGCTCGATGCCGCGATGAGGGGCACCTCGTCGTTCGTGGGGAAGGACATCCAGGGCATCGTCACGCTGCTCATCGACACCGAGATGCGCATGTTCGAGGGCCTCCCGACCCCCGTGATCTGGCTGCAGAATGTCGTCACGGACCTCCTCCTCGGGTTGGGGTTCGACGAGGCGTTCACGATCTTCGCCGACCACGTCCGGAGCAGGTACGACGCGGAGCCGGGCTTCATCACGATGAACCTTCCGAAGCTGGCGGGCGTGCTCGCCAGGCGCGGCATCGCCAACCCGCTGATCTGCTCGAACATCAACAAGCTCGGGTTCCGGATGTCTGGAGGCATGGACGCCTACCGGGAGGCGCTGGAGAGCCACGACTTCCGTGCGGTCGCCATGTCCGTCTACGCGTCGGGGGCGATCCCCGCGGAGGAGGCCATCGCGTGGGTGTGCGAGCAGCCGAACATCGAGGCCATCGTCTTCGGTGCCTCGTCGCGCGCCAACATCCGCAACACCCGGGAACTCGTGGACCGGTACTGGGAGCGATGAGCGCGACGGTGCTGATCGCCAACCCGGGCGCCGACCTGTACGGATCGGACCGGATGGCGCTCGAGAGCGCGCGGGCGTTTGTCGACGCCGGGTTCAGGGTCGTGGTGACGGTGACCCGCCCTGGCCCCCTGATCGCCCAGTTGACCGACGCGGGCGCGACGGTGATCGAACTGCCGGTCCCCGTCGTCCGGAGGGGTCTGCTGTCGCCGCGCGGGCTGCTGACGCTGGCGAGGCAGACGGTGACGAGTTGGGGCCCGATGTGGCGCCTCGTGCGCCGCTACTCACCGGAGGTGATCGTGGTCAACACCGTCACCGCGCCGCTGTGGTTCGCGGTCGGACGGCTCGCAGGGTGCCGGGTGGTGTGCCACGTCCACGAGGCGGAGGCCATGACGTCCAGGGTGCTGCAGGCGGCGCTCTACCTGCCGTTGCTCGCCTGCACCTCCGTCATCGCCAACTCCGCCGTCACCCTCGAGGTGCTGCGCGCCGCGTCGCCAGCGGTCGCACGGCGGGCAACGATCGTGCGCAACGCCGTCGTCGGGCCCTCCGTCGAGGCGAGGGCGAGGAGCGGACCGGCACCTCCGGTGCCGCGGGTGCTCTTCGTGGGGCGCCTTTCGCACAGGAAGGGCCCGCACGTCGTGCTGGAGGCCGCCCGCATCCTGCGTGAGCGGGGGCGGGAGGTGTCGGTCGATCTGGTGGGCTCGGTGTTCCCGGGCAACGAGGGCTACGAGTCGTCCCTGCGGGATCAGGTGAGGGACTCCGGCCTCTCGGAGCGGGTCAGCTTCCACGGCTTCCAGGCCGACATCTGGGGCTTCCTGGAGCGCGCCGACCTGGTGGTGGTCCCTTCGGTGCTCGACGAGTCGTTCGGCAACACGGCCGTCGAGGCGGCGCTGGGGGCGAGGCCACTGATCGTCAGCAAGATTCCCGGGCTGATGGAGGCCACGGAGTCGGTCACCAGCCGTGTCGTCGTGCCACCAGGAGACGCCGGAGCGGTCGCGGACGGGGTCGAACGCGTCCTCGACGGCTGGGAGGACTACGCGCCGATGGCCGCCGTCGATGCATCGCGGGTGGCGCGGCTGTTCTCCCGGGCGCGGTACGGGCGCGACCTGGTGGCCGCGGTCGGGTTGGACGGGGCCTGAGTCAGCCCGCAAGTTCCGAGTCGAGCGCCTTCAGGCGCCGCAGCCATACCGGCAGCACGAGCATCGTGTAGCCGGCGTTGGCGACGGCCAGGAACAGGTACACCCAGGCGAAGATCTGCGGCCACGCGAGCAGCAGGAACGACAGGGCGAGGATCCCGTAGTCGGTGGGCAGTTTGAGCAGTGCAGAGAGCGTCGACCCGGAGGCGGCTCGGCCCTGCGGCCTGCCAAGCCGCAGCCCCGCGACCCGGGTCAGGAGTTCGGTCAGCAGGAAGCCGAAGAAGTGCACCACGTAGACGGCCGAGAACAGCAGCGGCACCAGGTACCAGACCGGCTCGAGGTCAGTGAACCGGTACATGGAGATCAGCACGGCCAGGTGAAGCGTCGCGATCTTGAACGAGTCGATGACGTGGTCCAGCCATTCACCGGTCAGGCTGCCACCGCCGCGCAGCCGCGCCAACTGGCCGTCCGCGGCGTCGAGGGCATAGCCGAGCACCAGGGCAACGGTGACGACGAGCGCGGTGAGCGGGCCGGGCGGAAGCAGTGCGATGAGCGCGATCCCCGTCAGTGTGAACGCCGCGCTGACCATGGTCACCTGGTTGGGTGTCAGGCCGATCTGGTGCGCCGCGGCTGCGAACACCCTTCCCAGGGGGCGGTTGATCAGCACCGAGTAGATCGGGGCTCCCTTGTTGCTCTTCTGCGCGGTGCGCAGCCGCGCGAAGTCCTCCGAGAAGGTGGTGTTGGCTCGCTCCGACATCCTGGCGCCCCTCCAGTCGTTCCCCGAAACTGTAGCCAGTATTCGCCCGCCGGGGCCACGGAGACGCGAACTCGGCGCGTCGCCGGGACCGTCCAGAAGAAAACGCGTGACACGGATCGACCTGGAGAGTTATGCTCCGGCCACGAGAGAGAACTGAGCCGGGTCGTGGCGATTGCCGCGACATCGGTAGGGGGCCGGTGGCGACTTCGCGACCACTCGTGATTCTTCGGGGGGAGAATGCACATGGGTATCAGGCATCGCTACGTCGCGGCTCTCATCGCCGTGCTGGCGCTGAGCGGCTGCAGTGCCGCGGCCGGCCAGGGGCCGAGCCCCTCGGCGCCCACCCCGAAGCCAACGGTCTCCGCGCCTCCACAGCCCGTCAGCACCGACCCGGGCGCAAGCGCCTCACCCGCGGCCTCGGCATCCGAGCCGGCGCCCGCCCCGTCGGCCACCGGCACGCCGACCGCGAAGCCGTCGCCCGTGACCGTCGACCCCACCCCGCTGCCGAAGGTGCTGCGCTCCGAGGGCGCCCCGAAGCCGACCACCACGGCCGAACCGGCCGACACGAAGGCGAAGGTCGAGTACTCCGACGGCGTCACCCTGCGGATCACCGACGTCGAGTTCGGCGAGGAGACCAAAGAGGGGCCCGGACGGTTCCCCGGACGGGAGTACGCGATCCTCTCGCTCGAGATCAACAACTTGGGCAAGACGGCCATCAACCTCGACACCACCGTCGTCACCGTGC is a genomic window containing:
- a CDS encoding Gfo/Idh/MocA family protein, with translation MVKVAVIGLGKMGISHLSMVRALPGVEVVGVVDAAGFMLGVLKKYTGLEGYPSIERMLERERPDAAIVATPSRMHYPMVRQLLEAGVSVFCEKPFTLSGAEGDELVDLARSRGLVTQVGYHNRFVGAFAEVKRLLDEDAIGEVTHGLAEAYGPVVLRPQGGTWRSKSSEGGGCLYDYAAHPLNLINWYFGQPEGVGGTVLNRIFSAEIDDEVSSTLYFPGGRTVSVSVNWSDESVRKMTTRITLWGRRGRIFVDRQEVQVYLREDAEAPVGYQNGWNVRYTTELTEPVEFYLRGEEYTAQLVHFVERVRAGEHDGLNTFESAVQTDKLIESMIEDSRRGAGVDLAGARQAVRPRKRPLSVRVRAAARALRGQEVK
- a CDS encoding glycosyltransferase, coding for MSATVLIANPGADLYGSDRMALESARAFVDAGFRVVVTVTRPGPLIAQLTDAGATVIELPVPVVRRGLLSPRGLLTLARQTVTSWGPMWRLVRRYSPEVIVVNTVTAPLWFAVGRLAGCRVVCHVHEAEAMTSRVLQAALYLPLLACTSVIANSAVTLEVLRAASPAVARRATIVRNAVVGPSVEARARSGPAPPVPRVLFVGRLSHRKGPHVVLEAARILRERGREVSVDLVGSVFPGNEGYESSLRDQVRDSGLSERVSFHGFQADIWGFLERADLVVVPSVLDESFGNTAVEAALGARPLIVSKIPGLMEATESVTSRVVVPPGDAGAVADGVERVLDGWEDYAPMAAVDASRVARLFSRARYGRDLVAAVGLDGA
- a CDS encoding CDP-alcohol phosphatidyltransferase family protein, encoding MSERANTTFSEDFARLRTAQKSNKGAPIYSVLINRPLGRVFAAAAHQIGLTPNQVTMVSAAFTLTGIALIALLPPGPLTALVVTVALVLGYALDAADGQLARLRGGGSLTGEWLDHVIDSFKIATLHLAVLISMYRFTDLEPVWYLVPLLFSAVYVVHFFGFLLTELLTRVAGLRLGRPQGRAASGSTLSALLKLPTDYGILALSFLLLAWPQIFAWVYLFLAVANAGYTMLVLPVWLRRLKALDSELAG
- a CDS encoding DUF4352 domain-containing protein, with the protein product MGIRHRYVAALIAVLALSGCSAAAGQGPSPSAPTPKPTVSAPPQPVSTDPGASASPAASASEPAPAPSATGTPTAKPSPVTVDPTPLPKVLRSEGAPKPTTTAEPADTKAKVEYSDGVTLRITDVEFGEETKEGPGRFPGREYAILSLEINNLGKTAINLDTTVVTVLDKDGQQVAPVYVEEAEVSDFSGPVAPGATAKARYAFAVPKESRSQVTVVVDFDSVHTSAVFSGELN